In the genome of Streptococcus mitis, one region contains:
- a CDS encoding glutamate--tRNA ligase, protein MSKDIRVRYAPSPTGLLHIGNARTALFNYLYARHHGGTFIIRIEDTDRKRHVEDGERSQLENLRWLGMDWDESPETHENYRQSERLDLYQKYIDQLLAEGKAYKSYVTEEELAAERERQEAAGETPRYINEYLGMSEQEKVAYIAEREAAGIIPTVRLAVNESGIYKWHDMVKGDIEFEGGNIGGDWVIQKKDGYPTYNFAVVIDDHDMQISHVIRGDDHIANTPKQLMVYEALGWEAPEFGHMTLIINSETGKKLSKRDTNTLQFIEDYRKKGYLPEAVFNFIALLGWNPGGEDEIFSREELIKLFDENRLSKSPAAFDQKKLDWMSNDYIKNADLETIFEMAKPFLEEAGRLTDKAEKLVELYKPQMKSVDEIIPLTDLFFSDFPELTEAEREVMAGETVPTVLEAFKAKLEAMTDDEFVTENIFPQIKAVQKETGIKGKNLFMPIRIAVSGEMHGPELPDTIFLLGREKSIQHIENMLKEISK, encoded by the coding sequence ATGTCAAAAGATATCCGCGTACGTTACGCACCAAGTCCAACAGGACTACTACACATCGGGAATGCCCGTACAGCATTGTTCAACTATCTTTACGCACGTCATCATGGTGGAACTTTTATTATCCGTATTGAAGATACTGACCGTAAACGTCATGTCGAAGATGGTGAACGTTCACAGCTTGAAAACCTTCGTTGGTTGGGCATGGATTGGGATGAAAGCCCAGAAACACATGAAAACTACCGCCAGTCTGAACGTTTGGACTTGTATCAAAAATACATCGACCAATTGCTAGCTGAAGGAAAAGCCTACAAATCTTATGTTACAGAAGAAGAATTGGCGGCTGAACGCGAACGCCAAGAAGCGGCTGGTGAAACACCACGCTACATCAACGAATACCTTGGTATGAGTGAACAGGAGAAAGTAGCTTACATCGCAGAACGTGAAGCAGCTGGTATCATTCCAACAGTTCGTTTGGCTGTTAATGAGTCAGGTATCTACAAGTGGCATGATATGGTCAAAGGCGATATCGAATTTGAAGGTGGCAATATCGGTGGTGACTGGGTTATCCAAAAGAAAGATGGTTACCCAACTTACAACTTTGCCGTTGTTATCGATGACCACGATATGCAAATCTCCCATGTTATCCGTGGAGATGACCATATTGCTAATACACCAAAACAGCTTATGGTTTATGAAGCACTTGGTTGGGAAGCACCAGAGTTCGGTCACATGACTTTGATTATCAACTCTGAAACTGGGAAAAAATTGTCTAAACGTGACACCAACACCCTTCAGTTTATCGAAGACTACCGTAAAAAAGGTTATTTACCAGAAGCAGTATTTAACTTTATTGCTCTTCTTGGTTGGAACCCAGGTGGAGAAGATGAAATCTTCTCTCGTGAAGAACTCATTAAACTTTTCGATGAAAACCGCCTCAGCAAGTCTCCAGCAGCCTTTGATCAGAAGAAACTCGACTGGATGAGTAATGATTATATCAAGAATGCAGACCTAGAAACTATCTTTGAAATGGCAAAACCATTCTTAGAGGAAGCAGGCCGATTGACTGATAAGGCTGAAAAATTAGTTGAACTCTATAAACCACAAATGAAATCAGTAGATGAGATTATTCCATTGACAGATCTCTTCTTCTCAGATTTCCCAGAATTGACAGAAGCAGAGCGCGAAGTCATGGCAGGGGAAACAGTCCCAACAGTTCTTGAAGCCTTCAAAGCAAAACTCGAAGCGATGACAGATGATGAATTTGTAACAGAGAATATCTTCCCACAAATTAAAGCAGTCCAAAAAGAAACAGGTATTAAAGGGAAAAATCTTTTCATGCCTATTCGTATCGCTGTTTCAGGTGAAATGCATGGACCCGAATTGCCAGATACTATCTTCTTGTTAGGCCGTGAAAAATCAATCCAGCATATTGAAAATATGTTAAAAGAAATCTCTAAATAA
- a CDS encoding cytidine deaminase: MDIWEKMYEEAQKLYDPHEVSDFVYANHVVAAVEAEDGQIFTGFCMEGTCGVFHLCAERAALFNMYQFSGQTKVKKVLAFRDKPPYGGSSGMPCGACREFLLELNAENKDAEFMMDYDRRKIVKVAELIPYWWGEERASKFNEQ, translated from the coding sequence ATGGACATCTGGGAAAAGATGTACGAAGAAGCACAGAAACTATACGATCCACATGAAGTATCTGATTTTGTTTATGCCAACCATGTTGTAGCCGCAGTAGAAGCAGAAGATGGACAAATATTTACAGGTTTCTGTATGGAGGGAACCTGTGGTGTTTTCCATCTCTGCGCAGAGCGTGCGGCACTCTTTAATATGTACCAATTTTCAGGACAAACTAAGGTTAAAAAAGTATTAGCCTTCCGAGACAAACCGCCGTATGGTGGAAGTTCAGGAATGCCCTGTGGAGCTTGCAGAGAATTCCTTTTAGAGTTGAACGCTGAAAATAAAGATGCAGAATTCATGATGGACTACGATAGAAGAAAGATAGTGAAAGTCGCAGAACTAATCCCATATTGGTGGGGAGAAGAACGTGCTTCTAAGTTTAATGAACAATAG